A region of Carassius auratus strain Wakin chromosome 23, ASM336829v1, whole genome shotgun sequence DNA encodes the following proteins:
- the LOC113041388 gene encoding myosin regulatory light polypeptide 9-like, producing the protein MTLLAGSGTGRCGEKTEKPNKLPFQPSAGTELLQHFSTQKQETNPAVRMSAAKRAKGKTTKKRPQRATSNVFAMFDQSQIQEFKEAFNMIDQNRDGFIDKEDLHDMLASLGKNPSDEYLEGMMSEAPGPINFTMFLTMFGERLNGTDPEDVIRNAFMCFDEDASGFIHEDHLRELLTTMGDRFTDEEVDELFREAPIDKKGNFNYVEFTRILKHGAKDKDDI; encoded by the exons ATGACCTTATTGGCCGGCTCAGGAACAGGGAGGTGTGGAGAAAAGACTGAAAAACCAAACAAACTTCCCTTTCAGCCCAGCGCAGGAACAGAACTTCTCCAACACTTTTCAACTCAGAAACAAG AAACAAACCCTGCGGTCAGAATGTCTGCAGCCAAGCGAGCCAAAGGAAAGACCACGAAGAAGCGCCCGCAGAGGGCCACGTCCAACGTCTTCGCCATGTTCGACCAATCACAGATCCAGGAGTTCAAAGAGGCCTTCAACATGATCGATCAGAACAGAGACGGATTCATCGATAAAGAGGATCTGCACGACATGCTGGCCTCTCTGG GGAAGAACCCGTCTGACGAGTACCTGGAGGGAATGATGAGCGAAGCTCCTGGTCCCATCAACTTCACCATGTTCCTCACCATGTTTGGAGAACGTCTGAACGGCACTGATCCTGAAGACGTAATCCGAAACGCCTTCATGTGCTTCGACGAAGATGCTTCTG GTTTTATCCATGAGGACCATCTCCGCGAGCTGCTGACCACCATGGGTGACCGTTTCACTGATGAAGAAGTGGACGAGCTGTTTCGAGAGGCACCTATCGACAAGAAAGGAAACTTTAACTACGTGGAGTTCACTCGCATCCTCAAACACGGGGCCAAAGACAAGGACGACAT ATAA